The sequence GTAAACGAGTATGTGTTATTCCTTGTTTTATTCGTAGTTATGTGCTCATCCGGGATTTCATTGTGTTCAACGAAGCAGGACTGTTTCCGTGGTTCGACGTCGATGGTTTCATACATGCTGGGAGGCAATAAGTAAAGAATTTGCTAGTGGATGTGACTGCATGTGGCCTGTGGCGAGCCTTGGGGACATCACTGCGCATTATTGAAGGGGAACCATTGACTgattttcgttaaaaaaaaaaacaattcttaTTTAAAGATCGATCAAGTATTTTATCTTGTTACATTAATTCCATGAATTTGCTCGGTGTTTTGGTAAGAAATGGAAACCATCAGGAACTTTTCCAAGGTACATTTCGCTGAAAACAATTTCAATCGATCATGAACTGTTTGAGAGGCTAAGGGGAAtagtgaaaattttcttacGATATTTTAATCCAATCGGCGCAATTGGAACTAGCCATGAGAGTCTCCATTTCGTCACGGCCTTTATAGAATGGAGGTCGCTCGTTGATTTTTTGTGGTGGCGATTCTAATATTCCCACTGGAATGTACCTAAACATGGAgattgattgaaattgaataactATTAATAAATACACGGGAAAGCATTCTATAACTCAAGAATATATGTGAATTATCCTATAAATTATCCTGAAAAGTAAGATGCTTTGTGTAATTTAAAGAACTGGTCAATTCATGGGAAAAATAGATGTGTATATGGCAGTTAATATTAGTAttcaaatataataaaatcaaATGTAATATGCAAATTCTCAAACACCGACTACATTCTTTTTTACCTATGCAAAAAGGAAATCCACTCGAGCATGAATCTTCTGGTTGTCTCAACGCCTCTGGTGTCTGATCCCCAATGTTCTAGACCATAATTTGCATACTTTCTCAAAATCTCCAATCTCTCCGAGCTAGTCATATCAATAAGCTTCCTCTCCTTGATCTCTGTAAAGATCCATGGCTTAATCAGCGCACCCCTGCCAATAGTGATCCCCTGTACACTTGGACAGTTTTCTCTCACTCTTAAATAATCGTCATATCCCAGGATATCTCCATTACCAAAAACTGGAATTGGACTAGCCGCAGCTGCACATCTTTCAATATATTCCCAATCCGCACTCTTCGTATACCTCTGCTCCCGTGACCTACCGTGAACCGTGATCATGGAAGCCCCCCAGTCCCTGAACTGTGGAGCGAGATTATGAGCAATAGGTTTATCCTGATATATCCCTATCCGCGTCTTGATAGTTAGAGGGATATCCAAAACCTGACTGATAGAATGAACAACActcttcagaatattttttctggcAAGCATTCCGCTTCCCGCTCCTTgcttataaattaattcaatgggACATCCTAAATTCAAATCTACAAAATCTATGTTTGCTTGTTCATTCAGTAACTGGGCAGATCTAGTGAGGACACCAGTATTATTTCCGCAAATTTGAACTCCAAAAATGTCCTCTGTCTCGTATCTGTGGTGGAAAATGAGAATTGACTTAACAAGAACAAACTATCTCTCGACTGAATGGTATATAACGCAATACATACCTCTTAACCAAAGCCCACTCCTCCGATGCAGCCTTTAAGATTTTAGGAGCTAATGCCATCTCCCCACACGTTATATCCGCTCCAAACTCCTTGCAGATCCGCCTGAACGGAAGATTCCCCACAGTTGTCAATGGACTCAGAAGAATCTTGTCCCTCCAGTCtatcttctttttttctgaagCTCGAAGCTTTACCAAATCGGTATCCGATACTGGACCCAATCTTTTTACGATTTTCTCGCTATCGTAAGCCTCTGTGGTAGCTTCTGAAGGCTGTTCAGATGTTTCATCTTCCGTACgagcttttttttctttcacaatCTTCTCCGTACTTTTTATAATCG comes from Diachasmimorpha longicaudata isolate KC_UGA_2023 chromosome 12, iyDiaLong2, whole genome shotgun sequence and encodes:
- the LOC135168025 gene encoding tRNA-dihydrouridine(47) synthase [NAD(P)(+)]-like, with translation MANYNGQRGPEYSDAINDNKQKGVCKIKPAFIIGEQVKECNGSSPKKDNQINPTPWTEPDSESPAPIIPVSQEIQYEGTFSVDESLCPKSKREMGKEKSKGGQNKQRPPPFRSPKDQNLCPWLVDQVETEPQKKCPSLNCKFLHDRSEYMKIKEADIGSDCYLFNLIGRCPRGAACRFGSGHLTETGINIINLESYELYKEKPLATKNQIPSILQEKLRKRKYNFSISETIIKSTEKIVKEKKARTEDETSEQPSEATTEAYDSEKIVKRLGPVSDTDLVKLRASEKKKIDWRDKILLSPLTTVGNLPFRRICKEFGADITCGEMALAPKILKAASEEWALVKRYETEDIFGVQICGNNTGVLTRSAQLLNEQANIDFVDLNLGCPIELIYKQGAGSGMLARKNILKSVVHSISQVLDIPLTIKTRIGIYQDKPIAHNLAPQFRDWGASMITVHGRSREQRYTKSADWEYIERCAAAASPIPVFGNGDILGYDDYLRVRENCPSVQGITIGRGALIKPWIFTEIKERKLIDMTSSERLEILRKYANYGLEHWGSDTRGVETTRRFMLEWISFLHRYIPVGILESPPQKINERPPFYKGRDEMETLMASSNCADWIKISEMYLGKVPDGFHFLPKHRANSWN